AACATCGGACGATAACAGAAGAAAGGTGCTGGATGGTTTGTTACACCCATCAGTACGGGACTTCATGTTGATCAATAAACTTTATCAGGTTTGACTGAAATTTTATGAAACTATCCAATCTCGGGCTGGATGATGTTCGCATTGACGAAGAACAAAATGTCTATTCCGGTTTTCTGAAGCTGAGCCGATACAAAATCCGACATGCGCTGTTTGAAGGTGGCTGGAGTCCTCAATTAGAGCGGGAAGCCGTTTATCGTGTGCCATCTGTGGGTGTGCTTCTTTATGATCCTGCGCTGGATCTGGTGGTGCTGGTGGAGCAGTTTCGGATTGGTCCTCTGCTGAGTAACGATGACCCATGGTTACTTGAAGTGGTTGCTGGTATTTCCGAGGCTGACGAAACGCTGGAATCGGTGGCGCTAAGGGAAGTGAAAGAAGAAGCAAATTGTGAAGTGAAGGCATTGCTGCCTGTTTCTAATTTTTATGTCAGTCCCGGCGCGACCAATGAAAGGCTGATGCTTTACTGTGGCATCACCGATGCTTCAAAAGCCGGTGGCTGCTATGGCGTTGAGGATGAGGGTGAAGATATCAAGGTACATGTCGTGCCTTTTGCTGAAGCCTATGCGATGGTAAAAGACGGACGTATTGCCAATGCCCCGGCTGTCATCGCCCTTCAGTGGTTGAAATTACATCATCAGGAGTTACAACAATATGCTTAAACCGAAAACGGTCTCTAATCATAGTGTGTTTACCCTGCTGGTTTTGTTTTTGCTGGCAGGCTGTCAGTCCTCCAGTGTGCCCAGTTTATACCGGGAAGGTTTACCTGGTACGGCCAGCTGGGCTGTGTTGCCATTCGTTAATTACACCGAATCAGAAAATGTTTCAGATCAGGTAGAAAAGATTCTGATGGTGTTGTTGCCTTCTAACGGAATTGATGAGCCTGAGCTGTATCCGGAATTTCTGGTGACCAGTGCAAATAATGTGCTGACCGATGCTCATAAAGTTCAGAGTGGACGACAGTGGGCTTTCCAGAATGGTGTCAGCTTTGCATTTACTGGCACTGTGAATGAATGGATGTTTGATGACGAGGGGCGCCCTCACGTTGCCCTGAGTCTGACGGTTATGGATGTGCGCAGCGACGAAACCCTCTGGAGTATCAGTGGTGCCAGTGAAGGCCTGCCGGGGGATGATCTGTTTGCTGTCAGCCGCGGCCTGATTAATGACCTGCTTCGGTCGCTCCCTGTCAATCGCCGCCTATAAACAGTCTTAAATCCTATAAAGAAAAGGAAATAATCAAGAGGATCAGCAAGGATGCTATACGCGCTAAAGGATGATAAGGGAATGATCACTGCGGTATCAGAAAAGCAGCTTTCTGATGACTGGAAGTCAGTAGATCTGGAAGACGAGTCGGTCATGGTTTTTCTCCAATGTAATCCAACCATTGGCGACAAGGTGATGCAGGCTGCTGATGCTGACTTTATTCGGGTGCTGGAGGATGTTATCGATCTGCTCATCGACAAATCCGTTATCCAGTTCACCGAATTGCCTGATCCTGTGCAGAATAAGTTATTGAATCGTCGTCGTTATCGTGAAGAGCTTCGTAATAATGACGACAGAAACAACCTGATCAGCGGAGAGGACGAGAGTATTTTTTAGCGTTCTCTGGAAATAGCCCCTATCGGGGTTATTTTGGCATTCGGTGTTGGCCAGTCTTCAGCCCAGTCATCCTGATGACAGATGGCATCATTGGGAATCAGCATCGTTTTATCGTCCACCCGCATTGGGTACAAAATACCATTAAGATGATCCAGTTCGTGCTGCATTAAGCGGGCATGAAAGTTTGTCAGTTCTGCTTCCTGTCGTTCCCCATGTCGGTCATAGCCCGCCACGGTGATCGATGCTGGCCTTTCTACCCAGCCCCGCATACCCGGGACAGACAGGCAGGCTTCCCATGTCCAGCAAGTGTCCGAGCTGCTTTCAATGATTTGAGGGTTAATCCAGAAATTGAAAGGAATGTATTCTGCATCCGGATAACGAGCACGACTTTCATCGGATATCCCTACACTGATGGCTCTTACCGGCCATTCTGCCTGGGGGGCGGCAATACCGATACCATTGCTACGAATCTGTACCTGTCGTAAAGCGTCGAGGTTGTCCTGAAACTTGCGAGTGGTTATTTCATCCAGAGTGACCTGAGACTGTTCCTGAAAGAGCAGTGGATGTCCCATGATTAAAACGTCTGCTTCTGGTGACAATTTCATCGATTTGCCTCTATTTTCGTTAAATCTGCGCGGTTAGTAAAAATAGTCAAGATATCACGGCGGAGTCGTCATATAATGCCGCTTTTCAAGCCTGACCCCTCTCAGGCCTTTCATAATAATCCTGAATTAACTCATGTTACGCACCCCTTCATCGACTGAAGTTTCTGGAACGATGATTTCAATGCAGTGAGATAAAGCTTTGCCCGCAACTCAAAATGGTTTAAATCAAGCTTATTAGCCAGCACCTCGAGACGAAATGCCGAATATATCGACATAAACAGATGATTACTCTGCGTCAAAACTGTATAAGTCGGTGACTTGGCCATTGACGCATTAGATTTGAGTGTTTTATGGAAGACTTCAACTTTCCACCGTTTTTTGTAGATCGCCTTCAAAGCCTCTGCGTCACACTCAAGATCACTGCATATCAGATAGAGAATGCCCTTACTGCCATCTTTGTTTGTAAAGACCTGCCGGAACAGCAGAACGGGGAAGTCCACGCCTGCAATCCAGCCTTTGATAGGCTTTTCTTCTGAGAAATCAATGGAATCTATGCGCTGTGAGCGCCCCCGACTTTTATCTTCCTCACTCAGCGAAACCTTCCGGTTTGACTTGCTGGCCATGACAAAATGCTTATCGCATTCGTGTCGTATATACAGCATGTTGTCGTTAGAACAGAACCAGCTATCTGCCAGCACGTAACGAAATTTGAGCTGATTATCACAGCAAACTTTCAGCATCTCCCGAAAGTCTTCGTTCTTGGTGGTTTCAGCCTTGCGTTTAACTTTTTTAGTTTTTACGTCGGAGTATTGAATAGGCTTTTCGATAAGCTTGTAGGCCACGGGAATAGAGATATCACCGACATGGTAAACAAAGTTGAGAAGGTTGATACCTTTTACCGAACGACCAAAGGTGTGATCAAAGTGCCATGCAATCAGGTCGTTCTCATCAGTGTAGAGTTTCTCCTGAATAGTGTCGTCGGCAATAAGTACTCCATCATCGCGCTCTTCCTGACGCACAACGGCTTTAACATGGTGCCAAAGAGTCTTACTGTCGAAGTGATTACGGGACAGAAGGCGTGTTACCTGATCATGGCTGTATGCGCCGTCCAGCAAAGATGACAGCTGTGTAGCTGTCGTTTTGCCGAATGAGGACAGCAGGTAATCGCTATACAGCTCAAACAGCTCTGTGTTCATGCTCTAAAGCATGGCAGATTTTTCTGGGTGCGTAACATGAGTGAATTAAAAGAATAGAACGATGACAAGGACCTATCGATTGTTAATCTCTTGTCCGGATGCCAGTGGCATTGTTGCTGCAGTAAGCCAGTTTATTGCAAGGGAAGGTGGCTGGATTCTGGAGGCTAACCACCATTCGGACCCGGTAACCGGACGGTTTTATATGCGCAATGAAATCAGAGCAGACAGCCTCCCTTTTGGGCTGGAAGAGTTTTGCACAAGATTTCAGTCTATCGCAGATGAGTTGAAGCTCGACTGGCGCATCAACGATTCCGGGCAACCTCACCGAGTGGCTCTGTTAGCGAGTAAACAGGCTCATTGCCTGTCGGATCTGCTCTACCGCTGGCGCAGCGGAGACCTGTCTATGGATATTCCCTGCGTGATCTCGAACCATGAAGATCTTCGCAGCTTTGTGGAGTGGCACGGTATTCCTTTCCATTATGTGCCCGTCGATAGAGACAATAAGGCGGTTGCCTATCAGCGAATGAAAGAGCTGCTGGCAGAATATACGGTTGATACTGTCGTGTTGGCTCGCTACATGCAGATCATCCCGCCTGAGTTGTGTGACCTGTATGAAAACCGCCTGATCAATATTCATCACAGCTTCCTGCCCTCATTTGTGGGTGCAAAACCTTATCATCAGGCTTATGACCGTGGCGTTAAGCTGGTTGGAGCCACCTGCCACTATGTGACTGAAGAGCTGGATGCAGGTCCTATCATTGAGCAGGATGTGATTCGCGTGGGTCATAACCACCTGCCGGAAGATATGGTGCGTCTGGGCAAAGATGTTGAAAAAACGGTTCTGGCTCATGGTCTGCGCTACCATCTTGAAGATCGCGTTATTGTTGATGGCAGAAAAACCATTATTCTGGACTGATTGCTCTGACAGCAGGTTCTACCAATTCCATCTTCTAAACATGAATTGCGCAGCCATTTCAAACCACTGGCTCTGCGTCAGAACTCCTCGCAATAGCCAGCTATTACTCGTCGTTCTTCCTTGTCCAGCAATTTGAAATAGCTTGCTCATGGTCATATTTAGAAAACGGAATTGGTATTATCTTGTGGATAACCTGTTAGCAAATGTGTAAAACTGATTTTAAATGATCTGCACATTAAGCTGCTTATGGAAAAGCACCCTCCTCTGGCCATACTCAAGACCTGCCCCTGCTGCAAAGGAAAGGCCGAACTGTCCGATATGGTCGTTGCTGAAACACAAATGTGGCAGGTGCATTGCAATCAGTGCGGATTATCGTCTGAGCTGGATGATGATGCTGAATTTAGCGTGCAATGCTGGAATCGGCGTTTGGAGTCAGATGGCTTGAGAATGTGGCTGACTCTGTCAGCCACAGCCATTCCCCTTGTTAGTGTTATAGCTTTTCTGGCGGGAACTTATCTGGGTATGAGCCTCTGATAGGCTACTTCAGGCAGCTGACAATATTGTTAACAAGGCCGTCGAGGAATTCCGGATAAGCATTCGGACCTTCTGCAATATCGGTTGCCAGAGGATCTAAGAGGGACACTTTGGTATCAAGACCCCTAACGATTCTGTTGATGTAGGCAGGCTGGAACTGTGGCTCTCTGAATACGCAGGTTTTGCCTGATTCTTTCAGTTTATCTCTCAATTCTGTCAGATGGCGGGCACCTGGCTGCTGCTCCGGGTTCAGGGTGAAGTGTCCGGCAATGTTAAGGTGGTAGTGATCCTGAAGATAACCATAAGCATCGTGGAACACAAACACTGGGCGCTTGATAACCGGTGCCAGCTTTTTCTTATTACGAGCATCCACCATGTTCAGGCTGCTGGTAAATTTTTTCAGATTGCTTTTGTACTGCTTCGCATTGGCCGGATCCATTTCGCTCAGGGTTTCACTCATCGCTGAAGCTATGGCAATCGCATTCTGTGGGCTTAGCCAGATGTGGGCATCGTAGTCACCGTGATGGTGGTCATGGTCATGATCGTGATCATGATGATTATTATGGTCATGGCTATGTTCATCGTAGCGCCTTAGATGAGTACCTTTAGCGCTCATCATCGGGACAGATCGTGTACTTTTGGCATTAGCCAGCATTCTTTCCAGAAACACTTCCATATCAGGACCAATCCAGAACATGACATCGGCACTGTTCAGCAAACGGGCGTCGGAGGGACGCAGGCTGTGGTTATGAGGTGAAGCACCAGGAGGCAGCAGTACGTCAGGTTCCGTGATGCCATCAGTGATGGCCCGGGCAATCAGTTGCACAGGTTTGATAGAGGTTAACACTTTCGGAGGCTGCTGAGTCGGCAGTTTGCTGGAAAATGTTGGCGCACTAATAAACAGCAAGCTGATCAGGCTGACTATTATTGGGAATTTTTTATTGAGAACCATGAATTGTTACGACACTGCTTAACTTCAAAGCGTTACATTATAACATATATATTTTAGAGTGTACTTATGTTCTATATGTGTTGTCCCATGACCCATTTTTATCTAGGAGGCTGTCCGAGAATAGTCTGCCCTACCGGCAACTGCTCCTGCGTTGCACTAGCTCCTGCATCCATGCAGTCGTGCGGTGGCAGCAAATTGGTCTGAAAAATCGCTTTTGTTCGTCAAATAGCTCGCTATTCTCCTTACAAAACCGCTTTTTCATCCTCAATTTTCTGCCATCCTCGCTACGGGCGCTATTCTCGGACAGCCTCCTAGGAGGCTGTCCGGTCATTTTTCTTAAAAAGAAAGGTGTCAGGGACTGTTGGGCAATGCAGAAGGGAGTTTGTTTAAGGGGGCATCAGGCAGCATGTTGCTGCCTGTTATGACAAAGATAAGAAAGGTCAGTCACTCCAGTAATCGTCGCCGCATTCACTGCTCAGACGCTTTTTCTCTTCCCGGTCTTCCAGAGCCCGGCGAATATACAATGCTCGCTTCGAACCTTTTTCGGGTATCCCGCCACGGGCATGGCCGGAAGCGGTAATCGAGGTTTTTTTAGAGGTTTTATTCTTATTCATGGCAGTAATCTCTTATTATTTTTCTTACTGACAAATTTAAAATAAACCTGTGTCATATTATTGACAAGAGAGCATTTCTTTTATCTGTGTAAGA
Above is a window of Endozoicomonas montiporae CL-33 DNA encoding:
- a CDS encoding NUDIX domain-containing protein, encoding MKLSNLGLDDVRIDEEQNVYSGFLKLSRYKIRHALFEGGWSPQLEREAVYRVPSVGVLLYDPALDLVVLVEQFRIGPLLSNDDPWLLEVVAGISEADETLESVALREVKEEANCEVKALLPVSNFYVSPGATNERLMLYCGITDASKAGGCYGVEDEGEDIKVHVVPFAEAYAMVKDGRIANAPAVIALQWLKLHHQELQQYA
- the def gene encoding peptide deformylase; its protein translation is MKLSPEADVLIMGHPLLFQEQSQVTLDEITTRKFQDNLDALRQVQIRSNGIGIAAPQAEWPVRAISVGISDESRARYPDAEYIPFNFWINPQIIESSSDTCWTWEACLSVPGMRGWVERPASITVAGYDRHGERQEAELTNFHARLMQHELDHLNGILYPMRVDDKTMLIPNDAICHQDDWAEDWPTPNAKITPIGAISRER
- a CDS encoding transposase; this translates as MNTELFELYSDYLLSSFGKTTATQLSSLLDGAYSHDQVTRLLSRNHFDSKTLWHHVKAVVRQEERDDGVLIADDTIQEKLYTDENDLIAWHFDHTFGRSVKGINLLNFVYHVGDISIPVAYKLIEKPIQYSDVKTKKVKRKAETTKNEDFREMLKVCCDNQLKFRYVLADSWFCSNDNMLYIRHECDKHFVMASKSNRKVSLSEEDKSRGRSQRIDSIDFSEEKPIKGWIAGVDFPVLLFRQVFTNKDGSKGILYLICSDLECDAEALKAIYKKRWKVEVFHKTLKSNASMAKSPTYTVLTQSNHLFMSIYSAFRLEVLANKLDLNHFELRAKLYLTALKSSFQKLQSMKGCVT
- the purU gene encoding formyltetrahydrofolate deformylase, coding for MTRTYRLLISCPDASGIVAAVSQFIAREGGWILEANHHSDPVTGRFYMRNEIRADSLPFGLEEFCTRFQSIADELKLDWRINDSGQPHRVALLASKQAHCLSDLLYRWRSGDLSMDIPCVISNHEDLRSFVEWHGIPFHYVPVDRDNKAVAYQRMKELLAEYTVDTVVLARYMQIIPPELCDLYENRLINIHHSFLPSFVGAKPYHQAYDRGVKLVGATCHYVTEELDAGPIIEQDVIRVGHNHLPEDMVRLGKDVEKTVLAHGLRYHLEDRVIVDGRKTIILD
- the znuA gene encoding zinc ABC transporter substrate-binding protein ZnuA is translated as MVLNKKFPIIVSLISLLFISAPTFSSKLPTQQPPKVLTSIKPVQLIARAITDGITEPDVLLPPGASPHNHSLRPSDARLLNSADVMFWIGPDMEVFLERMLANAKSTRSVPMMSAKGTHLRRYDEHSHDHNNHHDHDHDHDHHHGDYDAHIWLSPQNAIAIASAMSETLSEMDPANAKQYKSNLKKFTSSLNMVDARNKKKLAPVIKRPVFVFHDAYGYLQDHYHLNIAGHFTLNPEQQPGARHLTELRDKLKESGKTCVFREPQFQPAYINRIVRGLDTKVSLLDPLATDIAEGPNAYPEFLDGLVNNIVSCLK
- a CDS encoding PA3496 family putative envelope integrity protein, encoding MNKNKTSKKTSITASGHARGGIPEKGSKRALYIRRALEDREEKKRLSSECGDDYWSD